In Suttonella indologenes, one genomic interval encodes:
- the rsxA gene encoding electron transport complex subunit RsxA yields MQYYLTIIFATTLVNNFVLSQFLGLCPFMGVSRKFDTALGMGLATAFVLTLSACSANLIDTYLLRPFNLQYLRTISFIVAIAVLVGLTEMFIAKTSPLLHRLLGIYLPLITTNCAVLGVALLNANQEHSLLASAVYGLGAALGFTLVLILFAAIREHLEAADVPLPFRGTPIALISAGILAIAFMGFGGWA; encoded by the coding sequence GTGCAATACTACCTAACCATTATTTTCGCTACGACTTTGGTGAATAATTTTGTTTTAAGCCAATTTTTGGGACTTTGCCCCTTTATGGGCGTGTCGCGCAAATTCGACACCGCGCTGGGCATGGGGCTTGCCACCGCCTTTGTGCTGACCCTCTCCGCCTGCAGCGCCAATCTCATCGACACCTATCTTCTGCGCCCCTTCAATCTGCAATATTTGCGCACCATTTCTTTTATCGTCGCCATTGCCGTTCTAGTCGGGCTGACCGAAATGTTCATCGCTAAAACCAGCCCGCTATTGCACCGCCTGCTCGGCATCTATCTGCCGCTGATTACCACCAATTGCGCCGTGCTCGGCGTCGCCCTGCTCAATGCCAATCAAGAACACAGCCTGCTCGCCTCCGCTGTTTACGGACTGGGCGCAGCCTTAGGCTTTACCTTGGTGCTGATTCTCTTTGCCGCCATTCGCGAACACTTAGAAGCCGCGGACGTGCCGCTGCCTTTTCGCGGCACCCCTATCGCTCTGATTAGCGCCGGCATTTTGGCAATCGCCTTTATGGGCTTCGGCGGTTGGGCATGA
- a CDS encoding peptide chain release factor 3 yields the protein MSELLSNDWRDRRTFAIISHPDAGKTTLTEKLLLFGGAIQMAGTVKGRKAARHATSDWMKMEQERGISVTSSVMQFPYNGKVINLLDTPGHEDFSEDTYRTLTAVDSALMVIDCAKGVEERTIKLMEVCRLRDTPIFTFINKLDREGRDPMELMDEVESVLKIRCAPVTWPIGMGRNLKGVYHLLRDTVYFYEPGKGALINNGEEVQGLDNPRLDELLPEMIDDFRAEVELLREASNPFEREAYLKGELTPVYFGSAISNFGVNEMLSDFADYAPSPLPHQATSRAVQPEEAKFTGFVFKIQANMDPKHRDRIAFMRINSGEFSPGMKLRQVRLARDVKIPDALTFLAAERDHAEKALAGDIIGIHNHGTIRIGDTFTEGEDLQFTGIPDFAPELFRRVRLKDPLKMKALLKGLEQLCEEGATQFFKPMIGNDLILGAVGVLQFDVVQQRLTTEYNVSCQFEGVNVSTARWIEAPNDKALKQFIDKNQANLAHDHYGQLVYVAPSRVNLQLTQERFPDIVFSATRDHLA from the coding sequence ATGAGCGAATTACTTTCTAATGACTGGCGCGACCGCCGCACTTTTGCCATTATCAGCCACCCTGATGCCGGCAAAACCACGCTAACCGAAAAATTGCTGCTTTTTGGCGGCGCCATTCAGATGGCTGGCACTGTTAAAGGACGCAAAGCCGCGCGCCACGCCACTTCCGACTGGATGAAAATGGAGCAGGAACGCGGTATTTCCGTAACCTCATCGGTCATGCAGTTCCCCTACAACGGCAAGGTTATCAATCTCTTGGACACACCGGGGCATGAAGATTTTTCGGAAGATACCTACCGCACCTTAACCGCCGTGGACAGCGCCTTGATGGTCATCGACTGCGCCAAAGGCGTTGAAGAACGCACGATTAAACTCATGGAAGTCTGCCGCCTGCGCGATACGCCGATTTTTACCTTTATAAACAAGCTCGACCGCGAAGGGCGCGATCCCATGGAATTGATGGACGAAGTGGAAAGCGTGCTGAAAATCCGTTGCGCACCGGTAACTTGGCCGATCGGTATGGGGCGCAATTTAAAAGGCGTTTACCATTTGCTGCGCGACACCGTCTATTTTTACGAGCCGGGCAAAGGCGCGCTAATTAATAACGGCGAAGAAGTACAGGGATTGGACAATCCGCGCCTTGATGAATTATTGCCGGAGATGATTGATGATTTTCGCGCGGAAGTCGAATTACTGCGCGAAGCCAGCAATCCCTTTGAGCGCGAAGCCTATCTCAAAGGCGAACTGACGCCGGTATATTTCGGCTCTGCAATTAGCAATTTCGGCGTCAACGAAATGCTCAGCGATTTTGCCGACTATGCTCCCTCGCCTTTGCCGCATCAGGCAACCTCGCGCGCCGTGCAGCCCGAAGAGGCGAAATTTACCGGTTTTGTGTTTAAAATTCAAGCAAATATGGATCCCAAACACCGCGACCGCATTGCTTTTATGCGCATCAATTCCGGCGAATTCAGCCCCGGTATGAAATTGCGCCAAGTACGCCTTGCCCGTGATGTCAAAATCCCCGATGCGCTGACTTTTTTAGCCGCCGAACGCGATCATGCCGAAAAAGCCCTTGCCGGCGACATCATCGGCATTCACAATCACGGCACAATCCGCATCGGCGATACCTTTACCGAGGGCGAAGATCTGCAATTCACAGGCATTCCGGATTTTGCACCCGAGCTGTTCCGCCGCGTGCGCCTCAAAGATCCGCTGAAAATGAAAGCCCTGCTCAAAGGCTTGGAACAGCTCTGCGAAGAAGGCGCAACGCAATTTTTCAAGCCCATGATCGGCAATGATTTGATTCTCGGCGCGGTAGGCGTATTGCAATTTGATGTGGTACAGCAAAGGCTGACGACCGAATATAATGTGAGCTGCCAATTTGAAGGCGTTAATGTTTCTACCGCGCGCTGGATTGAAGCGCCGAATGATAAAGCCTTAAAGCAATTCATCGATAAAAACCAAGCCAATTTGGCACACGACCACTACGGTCAATTGGTCTATGTCGCGCCCAGCCGCGTTAATTTACAACTGACGCAAGAACGTTTTCCCGATATTGTCTTTAGCGCCACACGGGATCATTTGGCGTAA
- a CDS encoding RnfABCDGE type electron transport complex subunit G, producing MLLLNTDSRRAMFRLSSFAAVCISLLSLAYLTFSGRIAAQKEQHLLGTFAEIYTAQPLNADLLHNVQSLNLGGIPVTLYQAKDGERLLANFISTYTLKGYNGYIGVLIGIAPDNRQLLGVRVLNHKETPGLGDKIERRVSAWIEDFRGHSLQSRRFQVKKDGGDFDAFTGATITPRAVTELVGKTLQDWQDHQENHHGR from the coding sequence ATGCTGCTCTTAAATACCGACTCCCGCCGCGCCATGTTCCGCCTCAGCAGCTTTGCCGCCGTCTGCATCAGCCTGCTCTCTCTCGCCTATCTCACCTTTAGCGGACGCATTGCCGCGCAAAAAGAACAACACCTGCTCGGCACCTTTGCCGAAATCTACACGGCGCAGCCCCTCAATGCCGATCTGTTGCATAATGTCCAAAGTCTCAACCTCGGCGGCATTCCCGTTACCCTCTATCAAGCCAAAGACGGCGAGCGCCTGTTGGCAAACTTCATCAGCACCTACACTCTCAAAGGCTACAACGGCTATATCGGCGTGCTGATCGGTATCGCTCCGGACAATCGCCAACTGCTGGGCGTCCGCGTCTTAAACCATAAAGAAACCCCCGGACTGGGCGATAAAATCGAACGCCGCGTCAGCGCATGGATCGAAGATTTCCGCGGACACAGCCTGCAAAGCCGCCGCTTTCAAGTCAAAAAAGACGGCGGCGATTTCGATGCCTTTACCGGCGCGACCATCACCCCGCGCGCCGTCACCGAATTAGTCGGCAAAACCCTGCAAGACTGGCAAGACCATCAGGAGAATCATCATGGACGCTGA
- a CDS encoding electron transport complex subunit E, translating into MDAESRKLLKNGLWDNNPALVQILGLCPLLAVSNTFINALGLGIATIFVLTLSNSLVSLTRGFLRNEIRIPVFVLLIASAVTLCEILIQAFAYPLYQSLGIYLSLIVTNCVIIARAEAYAVKNTVKYAALDGLFMGIGFALILLLLGAIREILAQGTLFSGAHLIFGDDAADWRIQVIKIDNGMILAALPAGAFICYGFLVAGKQAADNLLKNKKD; encoded by the coding sequence ATGGACGCTGAAAGCCGCAAACTGCTGAAAAACGGACTCTGGGACAATAACCCCGCATTGGTGCAAATCCTCGGACTCTGCCCCCTGCTCGCCGTTTCCAACACCTTCATCAATGCGCTGGGGCTCGGCATCGCCACCATTTTCGTACTAACTCTATCCAACAGCCTCGTCTCGCTTACGCGCGGCTTTTTGCGCAATGAAATCCGCATTCCCGTCTTTGTGCTACTGATTGCCAGCGCCGTTACCCTCTGCGAAATCCTGATTCAAGCCTTTGCCTATCCGCTCTATCAAAGTCTGGGCATCTACCTTTCCCTAATTGTTACCAACTGCGTGATTATCGCGCGCGCCGAAGCCTATGCCGTGAAAAACACCGTCAAATACGCCGCCCTTGACGGACTCTTTATGGGCATCGGCTTTGCCCTTATCCTGCTGCTGCTCGGCGCCATTCGCGAAATCCTCGCCCAAGGCACCTTGTTTAGCGGCGCGCATCTTATTTTCGGCGATGACGCGGCAGACTGGCGCATTCAAGTCATTAAAATAGACAACGGCATGATACTCGCCGCCCTGCCTGCCGGCGCCTTTATCTGCTACGGTTTTTTAGTCGCCGGCAAACAAGCGGCGGATAATTTATTAAAAAACAAAAAAGATTAA
- a CDS encoding NERD domain-containing protein: MEILFIVLLIVIICLALLFSATSGTEEKKKIHAQEKGRLGERRVQGIHDWNLGADYHDFDDVLLKLPNGESTQIDHIVISIYGVFVVETKNKSGWIFAQERERQWTQTFPNGKKYRFQNPLHQNYKHCQAIADLLAIPREKIHSAVVFIGDAEFKTDIPNQVYCGKSAYAALYEQKKEILFEEKEIPSLIARLQHARLENNADNLQQHIEQLHRTPRCPKCGAKMLEITAKKGEFTGQYFYGCSRFPHCRHTQPISQ; this comes from the coding sequence ATGGAAATATTATTCATCGTTTTACTTATCGTCATTATCTGCTTAGCGCTACTGTTCAGCGCCACATCAGGTACGGAAGAAAAGAAAAAAATCCATGCGCAAGAAAAAGGCAGATTAGGCGAAAGACGCGTACAGGGCATTCATGACTGGAATTTAGGCGCTGATTATCATGATTTTGATGATGTTTTACTAAAACTGCCAAACGGCGAAAGCACGCAAATCGATCACATCGTCATTTCCATATACGGCGTATTTGTCGTGGAAACCAAAAACAAATCAGGCTGGATATTTGCCCAAGAACGAGAAAGACAATGGACGCAAACCTTTCCTAATGGAAAAAAATACCGCTTTCAAAATCCGCTGCATCAAAATTACAAACATTGTCAGGCGATTGCCGATCTCTTAGCCATTCCGAGAGAAAAAATCCATTCTGCCGTTGTTTTTATCGGAGATGCGGAATTCAAAACGGATATTCCAAATCAAGTTTATTGCGGCAAATCCGCTTATGCCGCCTTATACGAACAGAAAAAAGAAATTCTATTCGAAGAAAAGGAAATTCCGTCCTTAATTGCCCGCTTGCAACATGCCAGATTAGAAAATAACGCAGACAATCTGCAACAACATATCGAGCAATTACACCGCACGCCTCGCTGCCCGAAATGCGGCGCAAAAATGCTGGAAATAACCGCGAAAAAAGGAGAATTTACCGGTCAGTATTTTTACGGCTGCTCGCGTTTTCCGCACTGCCGCCACACACAGCCAATAAGCCAATAA
- a CDS encoding RnfABCDGE type electron transport complex subunit D, which yields MIRRSQSIGVPYFHVAPSSARIMWSVIAALLPGIAVQIYLEGSRWLGLLGIALMSAWLLEGSLLALRGRTGKQILFALKDGSAMLTTLLLALCLPVLVPAWLVILGCAFALICGKHVYGGLGMNPFNPAMVGYCFLLVSFPAIMGQHSAESLDFFSLFNSVDARTAATLLDSSRQARIADTAVSQISATYLPSLMQAAAWSLGGIWLAWKKYLDWKISAAVLISAFITAGLFWLYDSHAYLNPLQQLFSGALIFGAFFIATDPITAATTPLGRLLYALLIGILCIAIRNLGNFPDGFAFAVLLANAAVAILDNLSPKYR from the coding sequence ATGATTCGCCGCTCTCAATCTATTGGCGTGCCCTATTTCCACGTCGCGCCCTCCAGCGCGCGCATCATGTGGTCAGTCATTGCGGCGCTGCTGCCGGGAATTGCCGTACAAATCTATCTTGAAGGCAGCCGCTGGTTGGGATTGCTTGGCATTGCCCTGATGAGCGCTTGGCTGCTCGAAGGCAGTTTGCTTGCCCTGCGCGGCAGAACAGGAAAGCAAATCCTATTCGCACTCAAAGACGGCAGCGCCATGCTGACCACCCTCCTGCTTGCGCTCTGCCTGCCGGTACTGGTGCCTGCTTGGCTTGTCATCCTCGGCTGCGCTTTCGCCCTGATTTGCGGCAAACACGTCTATGGCGGACTGGGCATGAATCCCTTTAATCCCGCCATGGTCGGCTATTGTTTTTTGCTGGTCAGCTTCCCTGCCATCATGGGGCAGCACAGCGCAGAAAGCCTAGATTTTTTCAGCCTATTCAACTCGGTAGATGCCCGCACCGCCGCCACGCTGCTCGACAGTAGCCGCCAAGCGCGCATTGCCGACACCGCGGTGAGTCAAATCAGCGCGACTTACCTGCCTAGTCTGATGCAGGCCGCCGCTTGGAGCTTGGGCGGCATATGGCTGGCATGGAAAAAATACCTTGATTGGAAAATCAGCGCGGCGGTATTAATTTCCGCCTTCATTACCGCCGGACTATTCTGGCTGTACGACAGCCATGCCTATCTCAATCCGCTGCAACAGCTTTTCTCGGGTGCACTGATTTTCGGCGCCTTTTTCATCGCCACCGACCCGATTACCGCCGCCACTACGCCGCTCGGACGCCTGCTCTACGCCCTACTCATCGGCATACTCTGCATCGCCATCCGCAACCTCGGCAATTTCCCCGACGGCTTCGCCTTTGCCGTCTTGCTGGCAAATGCCGCCGTAGCGATTTTAGACAACCTCAGCCCCAAATACCGCTAA
- a CDS encoding 3'-5' exonuclease, producing MTAGERRFAELLQKYLDDEYLVWYNTASLGKTRRYPDFLIFHPRYGLWCLEIKDWYMGNIKGMTKENIRLRVSETEEINNAVHPIEQARTSCLPFVDRMKKDRYLRHAHGQYQGKLLFPWGYGAVMSNWQRDKIREEAREQLENCFPPALTWYKEDLIEGGLTQDAFLSKLHDMLPYHFPVALDTAQIQRIRAHIYPEFIIGKQSILFEKQSEYPDIVKVMDIRQEQVARDLGGGHRVIHGVAGSGKTLILQHRARKLAEETQGKPVLIICYNIMLASILKSRLEDNPRIEIYHFHDWCGKLKKAYGLSIPYGDYYPDRLADAVCRAVEDDTIPSGQYHGVLIDEGHDLTADWLRTLTRMPDPDENHLLLLYDGAQTLYPGRNVSLSSVGVMARGRTRILRTNYRNSEEIHRYANRFIHHFLSDTPLPDEQNAIFDLDEKEESNDTDIIPVVGSESSGGQTGILPEMRLCTDRTQEINIIISKIKNWHKDGAAWGDIAVLYYSKKQGIELANKLRSAGIPLENPVTTEERTAYRPTPDTLLLCTIHSSKGGEFPRVIVSGINTLPDIDEEQQQTSARLLYVGFTRAQTHLCVTAARENTFTRLLS from the coding sequence ATGACTGCTGGCGAACGCCGTTTTGCTGAACTACTGCAAAAATATCTTGATGATGAATATCTGGTTTGGTACAACACCGCTTCACTAGGAAAAACACGCCGCTATCCCGATTTTTTAATTTTCCATCCACGCTACGGTCTATGGTGCTTGGAAATCAAAGACTGGTATATGGGCAACATAAAGGGAATGACTAAAGAAAACATTCGGTTGCGCGTTTCCGAGACAGAGGAAATAAATAATGCCGTCCACCCGATAGAGCAGGCACGCACCTCTTGCCTGCCTTTTGTCGACCGTATGAAAAAAGACCGTTATTTGCGCCATGCACACGGGCAATATCAAGGTAAATTACTGTTTCCCTGGGGCTATGGTGCCGTAATGAGCAACTGGCAGCGCGACAAAATCCGGGAAGAGGCGCGGGAACAACTGGAAAACTGCTTCCCTCCCGCATTAACTTGGTACAAAGAAGACCTGATAGAAGGCGGCCTAACGCAAGATGCCTTCCTGAGCAAATTGCACGATATGTTGCCCTATCATTTCCCCGTAGCGCTGGATACGGCGCAAATCCAGCGCATCCGCGCCCATATTTATCCGGAATTTATCATCGGCAAACAGAGCATCCTCTTCGAAAAGCAGTCCGAATATCCCGATATCGTTAAAGTGATGGATATTCGGCAGGAGCAGGTAGCACGTGATTTAGGCGGAGGACATCGCGTCATCCACGGCGTAGCCGGTTCAGGTAAGACGCTAATTCTTCAACACCGCGCGCGTAAACTGGCGGAAGAAACCCAGGGAAAACCCGTTCTGATAATCTGCTACAACATCATGCTTGCCAGTATCCTGAAATCGCGCCTAGAGGATAATCCGCGCATTGAAATCTATCATTTCCATGATTGGTGCGGCAAACTTAAAAAAGCCTACGGACTATCGATTCCTTACGGAGACTATTATCCCGATCGTCTGGCGGATGCCGTATGCCGTGCTGTAGAAGACGACACCATTCCTTCCGGACAGTATCACGGCGTACTTATTGACGAAGGCCATGATCTAACCGCTGACTGGTTGCGCACTCTCACCCGTATGCCTGACCCGGATGAAAATCACCTACTCTTGCTTTACGATGGCGCACAAACGCTCTATCCTGGACGAAATGTATCACTCTCTTCTGTTGGCGTCATGGCGCGGGGGCGTACCCGCATTTTGCGCACCAACTACCGTAACAGCGAAGAAATCCACCGCTACGCCAACCGCTTCATCCATCACTTTCTCAGCGATACCCCGCTACCGGATGAACAAAATGCGATTTTCGACTTAGATGAGAAAGAAGAATCCAATGACACAGATATAATTCCGGTGGTAGGCAGCGAAAGCAGCGGCGGACAAACGGGAATCCTTCCCGAAATGCGCCTCTGCACCGACCGCACGCAGGAAATCAATATAATCATCTCCAAAATAAAGAATTGGCATAAAGATGGTGCAGCTTGGGGAGATATCGCTGTGCTGTATTACAGTAAAAAGCAAGGAATAGAACTGGCGAACAAACTCCGCAGCGCCGGTATTCCACTGGAAAATCCGGTAACGACAGAAGAACGCACTGCATACCGCCCCACTCCCGATACCTTGCTGCTATGTACCATCCACAGCAGCAAAGGCGGCGAATTCCCTCGCGTAATCGTGAGTGGCATTAACACCTTGCCCGATATAGACGAAGAGCAGCAACAAACTTCCGCACGTCTGCTTTACGTCGGATTTACTCGTGCCCAAACCCACCTCTGCGTGACTGCCGCGCGGGAAAACACTTTTACCCGGCTTCTTTCATAA
- the rsxC gene encoding electron transport complex subunit RsxC — MKILDWLLGGRPEQHGFHGGLHLPAHKAMSTQQPAQIHPLEPRYILSLRQRDGNWLEPLCHIGDAVLKGQAIAQASTPAGLMLHAPTSGIIADIAPQPDIHRSGEAALSIIIEADGKDQAAAPLPPLDENTPPHLLRERIAFCGIAGLGGAGFPTARKLANQANILLINAAECEPYISCDDMQIREHAAAIVRGAQLSAYIVHAQEIVFGIEDDKPQAIAALKQAIENSDDTRIKLSVVPVRYPSGNSRQLIELTLKRRLPADAHAADAGIICHNSATMKAVHDALLLGIPLIERYLSITGEGIMQPQNRIVRLGTPIAALIAAAGGQKAGTRLLIGGPMMGEPQHSQAAGIGKTTNCLLLLPMPSEQAATDCIRCARCSDACPISLMPQQLYWYSRNLEEKKLNQYRLFDCIECGICASVCPAHIPLVQYYRDSKSALRSAARDKAAAERAKARHEAREARLEREAAERQAKMQAKREALQQRSQGGDKQANQAIAEAAQAAKREAHAANAQRHLGNFDPTTGTRSMPNPAQTGLAPQALSPEDSGKQSAIEAAKARAAAKRAARQQQLSPEEQAAAEKQTKIAAALAKAEARRAQRQAENSENSIKNNKEEKHIANKQAAIEAAKARAAAKRAARQEAAAENTAAHSEPNVVAEREAKLAAARAKAEARKAVRQHEASSNSGADENTAAHSEPNAIVEREAKLAAARAKAEARKAARQHEASSNSGADENTTTHSEPNAIEEREAKLAAARAKAETRKAARQHEASTDNNADESTAAHSEPDATAEREAKLAAARAKAEARKQARQAQRNSGEPS; from the coding sequence ATGAAAATCCTTGATTGGCTGTTGGGCGGCCGCCCTGAACAACACGGCTTTCACGGCGGATTGCACCTGCCGGCACATAAAGCCATGTCCACGCAGCAGCCGGCACAAATCCACCCGCTTGAACCACGTTACATACTCAGCCTGCGCCAACGCGACGGCAACTGGCTGGAACCGCTCTGCCACATCGGCGACGCCGTCCTTAAAGGACAAGCCATTGCCCAAGCCTCGACACCGGCAGGGCTGATGCTGCACGCCCCGACTTCCGGCATCATTGCCGACATCGCACCGCAGCCAGATATACACCGCAGTGGCGAAGCCGCTCTTAGCATCATCATCGAAGCGGACGGCAAAGACCAAGCTGCCGCCCCGCTGCCGCCGCTGGATGAAAACACCCCGCCCCATCTCTTGCGCGAACGCATAGCCTTCTGCGGCATCGCCGGACTGGGCGGCGCCGGCTTTCCCACCGCCCGCAAACTGGCGAACCAAGCCAACATCCTGCTCATCAACGCCGCCGAATGCGAACCCTATATCAGCTGCGACGACATGCAAATCCGCGAACACGCGGCGGCTATTGTGCGCGGCGCGCAATTAAGCGCCTACATCGTCCATGCCCAAGAAATCGTCTTCGGTATTGAAGACGACAAACCGCAGGCGATTGCCGCCTTAAAACAAGCGATTGAAAACAGCGACGATACGCGCATCAAGCTCAGCGTCGTGCCGGTGCGCTACCCCTCGGGCAACTCGCGCCAATTGATCGAACTCACCCTCAAGCGCCGCCTGCCCGCCGACGCCCATGCCGCCGATGCCGGCATCATCTGCCACAATAGCGCCACCATGAAAGCCGTACATGACGCCTTATTGCTCGGCATCCCCCTCATCGAACGCTACCTCAGCATCACAGGCGAAGGCATCATGCAGCCGCAGAACCGCATTGTCCGCCTCGGCACCCCCATCGCCGCCTTAATCGCCGCCGCAGGCGGACAAAAAGCCGGCACTCGCCTGCTTATCGGCGGACCGATGATGGGCGAACCGCAGCATTCTCAAGCCGCCGGCATCGGCAAAACCACCAATTGCCTGCTGCTACTGCCCATGCCAAGCGAGCAAGCCGCCACCGACTGTATCCGCTGTGCACGCTGCTCCGATGCCTGCCCAATCAGCCTCATGCCGCAGCAACTCTACTGGTACAGCCGCAATCTGGAAGAGAAAAAACTCAATCAATACCGCCTCTTCGACTGCATCGAATGCGGCATCTGCGCCAGCGTCTGTCCGGCACACATCCCGCTGGTGCAATACTACCGCGACAGCAAAAGCGCCCTGCGCAGCGCCGCCCGCGACAAAGCCGCCGCCGAACGCGCCAAAGCCCGCCATGAAGCCCGCGAAGCCCGCCTAGAGCGCGAAGCCGCCGAACGCCAAGCCAAAATGCAGGCCAAGCGCGAAGCCCTGCAACAGCGCAGCCAAGGCGGCGACAAGCAAGCCAATCAAGCCATCGCAGAAGCGGCGCAAGCCGCCAAACGCGAAGCCCATGCCGCCAATGCGCAAAGACATCTCGGCAATTTCGACCCCACCACCGGTACGCGCAGTATGCCCAACCCTGCGCAAACAGGACTCGCCCCGCAAGCCCTCAGCCCTGAAGACAGCGGCAAACAAAGCGCCATTGAAGCGGCAAAAGCCAGAGCTGCCGCCAAGCGCGCGGCAAGACAGCAGCAACTCAGCCCCGAAGAACAAGCCGCTGCGGAAAAACAAACCAAAATAGCCGCCGCACTTGCCAAAGCCGAAGCACGCCGCGCCCAAAGACAGGCGGAAAACAGTGAAAACAGCATAAAAAACAATAAAGAAGAAAAACACATAGCGAACAAACAGGCAGCAATCGAAGCCGCCAAAGCCAGAGCCGCCGCCAAACGTGCGGCAAGACAAGAAGCGGCGGCAGAAAATACCGCTGCACACAGCGAGCCTAATGTCGTCGCAGAACGCGAAGCCAAACTCGCCGCCGCGCGTGCCAAAGCCGAAGCCAGAAAAGCGGTAAGGCAACATGAAGCAAGTAGCAACAGCGGCGCTGATGAAAATACCGCTGCACACAGCGAGCCCAATGCTATCGTAGAACGTGAAGCCAAACTCGCTGCCGCGCGTGCCAAAGCCGAAGCCAGAAAAGCGGCAAGACAACACGAGGCAAGTAGCAACAGCGGCGCTGATGAAAATACCACTACACACAGCGAGCCCAATGCTATCGAAGAACGCGAAGCCAAACTCGCCGCCGCGCGCGCCAAAGCCGAAACCAGAAAAGCGGCAAGGCAACACGAGGCAAGTACCGACAACAACGCTGATGAAAGCACCGCTGCACACAGCGAGCCCGACGCCACCGCAGAACGTGAAGCCAAACTCGCTGCCGCGCGTGCCAAAGCCGAAGCGCGCAAACAAGCCAGACAAGCACAACGCAACTCAGGAGAACCCTCATGA
- the rsxB gene encoding electron transport complex subunit RsxB encodes MSIVALFLLLALIALCGLLLGYFAQKFKIEGDPIVEKIEAVLPQTQCGQCGFAGCKPYAQAIAKGEADINRCPPGGQEGVQKLADLLGLEAKPLDAEVGEEKPPQVAFIVEDWCIGCTKCIKACPVDAIIGSNQKMHTIIADECTGCELCVDPCPVNCIVMKPRDATLWQWTQPQDGNTGADHENP; translated from the coding sequence ATGAGCATCGTCGCACTATTCCTATTGCTCGCCCTCATCGCCCTATGCGGTTTGCTGCTGGGCTATTTTGCGCAGAAATTTAAAATCGAAGGCGATCCGATTGTCGAAAAAATCGAAGCCGTTTTGCCGCAAACCCAATGCGGACAATGCGGATTCGCCGGCTGCAAACCCTATGCCCAAGCGATTGCCAAAGGCGAAGCCGACATCAACCGCTGTCCGCCCGGCGGACAAGAAGGCGTACAAAAACTCGCCGATTTGCTCGGACTCGAAGCCAAGCCCTTAGACGCCGAAGTCGGCGAAGAAAAGCCGCCGCAAGTCGCCTTTATCGTCGAAGACTGGTGCATCGGCTGCACCAAATGCATCAAAGCCTGCCCCGTCGATGCCATTATCGGCAGCAATCAAAAAATGCACACCATCATTGCCGACGAATGCACAGGCTGCGAACTCTGCGTAGACCCCTGTCCTGTGAACTGCATTGTGATGAAACCGCGCGATGCGACTTTATGGCAATGGACGCAGCCGCAAGACGGCAACACAGGAGCAGACCATGAAAATCCTTGA